A DNA window from Porphyromonas gingivalis ATCC 33277 contains the following coding sequences:
- a CDS encoding DedA family protein — protein MGFIQWCLAHLNYWTIMFLMAIESSFIPFPSEIIVPPAAWMAATGQNGLNVFLVILFATIGAGIGAAVNYILSLLLGRPIVYAFANSKLGHLCLINEEKVRYAERYFDKNGAVSTLVGRLIPAVRQLISIPAGLARMKFLPFISYTMLGAGIWNCILAAIGYNLAKVPGIETQEQLLEKVNKYSHEIGFSIMGVVVVVLLIMFYKKKRRSARKGN, from the coding sequence ATGGGATTTATTCAGTGGTGCCTCGCGCACCTGAACTATTGGACTATCATGTTTTTGATGGCCATCGAGAGTTCGTTTATTCCGTTCCCGTCAGAGATTATTGTGCCCCCGGCTGCATGGATGGCTGCCACGGGGCAAAATGGACTGAACGTTTTCCTCGTTATCCTGTTCGCCACCATCGGTGCCGGAATAGGAGCTGCCGTAAACTATATACTGTCTCTATTGCTCGGTCGCCCTATCGTCTACGCGTTTGCCAACAGTAAGCTCGGGCATTTGTGTCTGATCAACGAGGAGAAAGTACGATATGCAGAGCGATATTTCGACAAGAACGGAGCTGTCTCCACACTGGTAGGACGTTTGATTCCTGCCGTCAGACAGTTAATTTCCATACCGGCAGGACTGGCACGTATGAAGTTTCTGCCCTTTATCTCTTACACCATGCTCGGAGCCGGCATTTGGAACTGCATATTGGCAGCAATAGGCTATAATCTGGCCAAAGTGCCCGGCATAGAAACGCAGGAGCAACTTTTGGAGAAAGTCAATAAGTACAGCCACGAAATCGGGTTCTCCATAATGGGAGTCGTCGTAGTAGTACTCCTGATAATGTTTTACAAGAAAAAGCGACGTTCGGCACGGAAAGGGAACTAA
- a CDS encoding metal ABC transporter permease, with amino-acid sequence MIEALQYGFFRNAIAGSLLTAIVCGLLGSYVVARRMVFVSGGITHASFGGIGMGLYLGINPFLSAAVFAVLSALGVQGVTRAGLLREDSAIAAFWSLGMALGTLFIALTPGYSTGLSSFLFGNILLVSHTDLLLLALMALVMIAVFVFGYRTILYTAFDPDFASTRGIRVHLVEMLMSVAVAVGIVLSIRLVGIMLLMSLLTLPQSIMNLFTSHFSSILFGSVILAALAAFTGLWGSYRLGIPSGAFIILVLVALFLLAKTIKSFVHA; translated from the coding sequence ATGATTGAAGCACTACAGTACGGATTCTTTCGCAACGCTATCGCGGGCAGTCTGCTCACAGCCATTGTGTGCGGTCTGCTCGGCTCTTATGTAGTGGCTCGGCGGATGGTATTCGTCAGTGGGGGAATTACACATGCTTCTTTCGGCGGTATCGGGATGGGGCTTTATCTGGGGATCAATCCCTTCTTGTCCGCTGCCGTTTTCGCCGTGCTCTCCGCTCTGGGCGTGCAGGGTGTGACGCGAGCCGGACTCCTCCGAGAGGATTCGGCCATTGCAGCTTTTTGGTCTTTGGGTATGGCACTGGGTACGCTTTTTATCGCACTCACGCCGGGCTACAGTACGGGATTGTCCTCTTTCTTGTTCGGCAATATCCTGCTCGTCTCACACACGGATTTGTTGCTCCTCGCGCTTATGGCTTTGGTGATGATCGCCGTATTCGTATTCGGATATCGTACGATCCTCTACACGGCTTTCGATCCTGATTTTGCAAGCACGCGAGGAATTAGGGTTCACCTCGTGGAGATGCTTATGTCCGTGGCTGTGGCTGTGGGTATTGTGCTCAGTATCCGTTTGGTGGGTATCATGCTACTGATGTCGCTCCTGACCCTTCCTCAGAGCATCATGAATCTTTTCACTTCGCACTTCTCTTCGATCCTGTTCGGTTCTGTAATCTTGGCGGCTTTGGCAGCCTTCACGGGTCTCTGGGGCAGTTATAGGTTGGGGATCCCTTCCGGAGCCTTCATCATTCTGGTGCTGGTGGCCTTGTTCCTTTTAGCCAAAACGATTAAGTCCTTTGTCCATGCGTAG
- a CDS encoding alpha/beta hydrolase yields the protein MKHKVIIIIYVVVLLMTTMSCKSQKFAGDWSGRIPRGNGSLALVVHLKQTGNTWQGTMDSPDQQAFGIPLSSVTVVGDSLSIAVQDLLLSYKGKLKNDSIEGEFRQGRFGTMMSLYRGLDAAKPYRPQTPVPPFPYDVTDVKILHKTGGFTIAGTLTAPKDANKTKGTVILISGSGLQDRDETIFGHKPFAVLADQLTRHGYAVLRCDDRGFGESAGDASQATTDTLAGDIESELAYLRQHYPRLTDKVFLIGHSEGGIIAPMVARRVGGIAGLVLVGAPSVKGAEILLSQNAAMDEFATGQPQSQAKRAALEELIRQATAPGDTSDIRTRIESYCRSNASVLFPQAMTDEMKEQGIKLMTEQLSNPWMRHFLTYDPAPLLDVTSGEGSHPLPPTMAIYGGRDKQVLHEVNMSKMKSLLGIETGNTANKVVYLPEVNHIMQPAEFGTPDEYAFLNRTVDTELMEIVCSFLDSL from the coding sequence ATGAAGCATAAAGTCATTATTATCATCTATGTAGTAGTACTTCTTATGACTACAATGAGCTGCAAGTCGCAAAAATTTGCCGGAGACTGGAGTGGACGTATTCCCCGTGGGAACGGATCCTTGGCATTAGTTGTCCACCTCAAACAAACGGGAAATACCTGGCAGGGTACCATGGACAGTCCGGATCAGCAAGCATTCGGCATCCCACTCTCTTCTGTTACTGTAGTCGGCGACAGCCTCAGTATCGCTGTCCAAGACCTTCTCCTCTCATACAAAGGCAAGCTGAAGAACGACTCTATCGAAGGAGAGTTCCGGCAAGGTCGTTTCGGTACGATGATGTCCCTCTATCGTGGGCTCGATGCTGCCAAACCTTATCGACCTCAAACTCCTGTACCCCCATTCCCATACGATGTGACGGATGTCAAGATCCTGCACAAGACAGGGGGCTTCACCATAGCCGGTACACTCACCGCACCCAAAGATGCCAACAAGACCAAGGGAACCGTGATCCTGATCAGTGGGAGCGGCTTGCAAGACAGGGATGAAACCATATTCGGCCACAAACCTTTCGCTGTACTGGCCGATCAGCTTACCCGTCATGGCTATGCTGTGCTTCGCTGCGACGATCGCGGATTCGGCGAGAGTGCCGGCGATGCCTCACAAGCCACAACGGATACGTTGGCCGGCGATATCGAGAGCGAACTCGCATATCTGCGTCAGCACTATCCCCGACTTACCGACAAAGTATTCCTCATCGGCCATAGCGAAGGCGGTATCATCGCTCCGATGGTAGCTCGCCGTGTCGGAGGTATCGCGGGACTTGTTCTGGTGGGTGCACCGTCTGTAAAAGGTGCGGAGATACTGCTCTCACAGAATGCAGCGATGGATGAATTTGCAACGGGACAGCCGCAAAGCCAAGCCAAGCGAGCTGCTTTAGAGGAATTGATCCGGCAGGCCACTGCTCCCGGTGACACTTCGGATATTCGCACTCGGATCGAATCCTATTGTCGTTCCAACGCTTCCGTGCTCTTCCCTCAGGCAATGACCGATGAGATGAAAGAACAAGGTATCAAGCTCATGACAGAGCAGCTGTCCAACCCCTGGATGAGGCACTTCCTTACCTACGATCCTGCACCGCTCTTGGATGTGACATCCGGAGAGGGAAGCCATCCTCTTCCTCCCACAATGGCTATATATGGAGGTAGGGACAAGCAGGTTTTGCACGAAGTGAATATGTCCAAGATGAAGTCTCTTCTCGGTATAGAAACCGGCAATACGGCTAACAAGGTCGTGTACCTTCCTGAAGTGAATCATATTATGCAGCCGGCTGAATTCGGCACGCCTGACGAGTATGCCTTTCTCAATAGGACAGTGGACACGGAGCTTATGGAGATAGTTTGCTCCTTCCTGGATAGTCTTTGA
- a CDS encoding glutamine--tRNA ligase/YqeY domain fusion protein, translating to MNENKNSGIEEKKSLNFIEQIVESDLSEGKNDGRIQTRFPPEPNGYLHIGHAKAICIDFGIAQRYGGVCNLRFDDTNPVKEDVEYVDAIREDIEWLGFHWGNIYYASDYFQELYDFAERLIREGHAYVDEQTAEQIAAQKGSPTVPGTASPFRNRPAEESLDLFRRMNAGEFEEGAMTLRAKIDMASSNMHFRDPIIYRIIKHPHHRTGNEWNVYPMYDFAHGQSDYFEGVTHSICTLEFEVHRPLYNYFIELLRKDSYAPRQIEFNRLNLTYTMMSKRKLLQLVKDGLVSGWDDPRMPTLCGYRRRGYTPESIRNFIDKIGYTKYDGIIDVALLEHAVREDLNKRATRVSGVIDPIKLVITNYPEDKTEEMAAVNNPEDESAGVHTITFARELYIEKEDFMEDAPKKYFRMTPGQEVRLKSSYIVRCTGCKKDEDGNVVEVYAEYDPLTLSGMPESNRKVKGTIHWVSARHSLPAEVRLYDRLFTDENPSDIKDKTLAEMLNPDSLKVLKSCRVEPFLADAAPGSHFQFQRIGYFTVDPDSRPGALVFNRTVSLKDSWQKAQKNA from the coding sequence ATGAACGAAAATAAGAACAGCGGCATAGAGGAAAAGAAGAGTCTTAACTTCATCGAACAAATTGTGGAATCAGACCTGTCCGAAGGGAAGAATGACGGTCGAATCCAGACACGTTTCCCTCCGGAACCCAACGGCTATCTCCATATCGGCCATGCCAAAGCTATCTGCATAGACTTCGGGATAGCTCAGCGATACGGGGGCGTCTGCAACCTGCGCTTCGACGATACCAATCCGGTGAAAGAGGACGTGGAGTACGTGGATGCCATCAGAGAAGATATAGAATGGCTTGGCTTCCACTGGGGCAATATCTACTATGCTTCCGACTATTTTCAGGAATTGTACGACTTCGCCGAGCGACTGATCCGCGAGGGACATGCCTATGTGGACGAACAGACTGCCGAGCAGATCGCCGCACAGAAAGGTAGCCCGACTGTGCCCGGCACGGCCAGTCCGTTCCGCAACCGTCCGGCAGAAGAGAGCCTCGACCTCTTCCGTCGAATGAATGCCGGAGAGTTCGAAGAAGGCGCCATGACCCTACGTGCCAAGATCGATATGGCTTCGTCCAATATGCACTTCCGAGATCCGATTATCTATCGCATCATCAAGCATCCGCATCATCGTACGGGCAACGAATGGAATGTCTACCCGATGTACGACTTTGCTCATGGCCAGAGCGATTATTTCGAAGGAGTCACGCATTCGATCTGCACCCTCGAATTCGAGGTGCATCGTCCCCTTTACAATTACTTTATCGAGCTGCTCAGAAAAGACAGCTATGCACCTCGTCAGATAGAGTTCAACCGCCTGAATCTGACCTATACGATGATGAGCAAGCGCAAGCTGCTCCAGCTCGTCAAAGACGGGCTGGTATCGGGCTGGGACGATCCCCGTATGCCTACTTTGTGCGGCTATCGCCGTCGTGGCTATACACCGGAGTCGATCCGCAACTTCATAGACAAAATAGGCTATACCAAGTACGATGGCATTATAGACGTAGCGCTTCTGGAGCATGCTGTTCGGGAGGACTTGAATAAACGTGCCACAAGGGTTTCCGGTGTAATCGATCCGATCAAACTGGTGATCACGAACTATCCCGAGGACAAGACGGAAGAGATGGCAGCCGTGAACAATCCGGAAGATGAGTCTGCCGGCGTGCATACGATTACTTTCGCTCGCGAACTGTACATAGAGAAGGAGGATTTCATGGAGGATGCTCCCAAGAAATATTTCCGAATGACGCCCGGGCAGGAAGTACGCTTGAAGAGTTCTTACATAGTCCGTTGTACGGGATGCAAAAAGGACGAGGACGGAAACGTCGTGGAAGTATATGCCGAATACGATCCGCTGACGCTGTCCGGTATGCCTGAGAGCAACCGCAAAGTAAAGGGTACCATCCATTGGGTATCGGCACGGCACAGTCTGCCGGCAGAGGTACGACTGTATGATCGTCTCTTCACGGACGAAAACCCGTCGGACATCAAAGACAAGACACTGGCCGAGATGCTGAACCCGGATTCTCTCAAGGTGCTGAAAAGCTGCCGAGTAGAGCCTTTCCTCGCGGATGCTGCTCCGGGATCGCACTTCCAGTTCCAGCGCATAGGTTACTTCACGGTGGATCCGGATAGTCGTCCGGGGGCATTGGTTTTCAACCGCACGGTTTCGCTGAAAGATTCTTGGCAGAAAGCCCAAAAGAACGCATAA
- a CDS encoding malate dehydrogenase, with protein sequence MSYLTEEKLTIVGAAGMIGSNMAQTAAMMRLTPNLCLYDPFAVGLEGVAEEIRHCGFEGLNLTFTSDIKEALTDAKYIVSSGGAPRKEGMTREDLLKGNAEIAAQLGKDIKSYCPDCKHVIIIFNPADITGLVTLIYSGLKPSQVTTLAGLDSTRLQSELAKHFGIKQSLVTNTRTYGGHGEQMAVFASTAKVNGTPLTDLIGTDKLTNEQWAELKQRVVKGGANIIKLRGRSSFQSPSYVSIEMIRAAMGGEAFRWPAGCYVNVPGFEHIMMAMETTITKDGVKHSDINQLGNEAERAALKESYSHLAKLRDEVIAMGIIPAIADWKTVNPNL encoded by the coding sequence ATGAGCTACTTAACAGAAGAGAAATTGACCATTGTCGGTGCAGCCGGTATGATTGGTTCCAACATGGCACAGACAGCTGCAATGATGCGTCTGACCCCTAATTTGTGTTTGTACGATCCTTTCGCAGTAGGTTTGGAAGGCGTGGCAGAGGAAATCCGTCACTGCGGATTCGAAGGCCTGAATCTGACTTTTACATCCGACATCAAAGAGGCTCTTACAGATGCCAAATATATAGTTTCTTCGGGCGGTGCTCCGCGCAAAGAGGGTATGACCCGCGAGGATCTGCTCAAGGGCAATGCCGAAATCGCTGCTCAGCTGGGCAAGGACATCAAGAGCTATTGTCCCGACTGTAAGCACGTGATCATCATCTTCAATCCGGCTGACATCACCGGCCTTGTTACGCTTATCTACTCCGGGCTGAAGCCTTCGCAGGTGACTACTTTGGCCGGTTTGGACAGCACACGTCTGCAAAGCGAACTGGCTAAGCACTTCGGCATCAAACAAAGTCTCGTGACCAACACGCGTACTTATGGAGGTCATGGCGAGCAGATGGCTGTTTTCGCCAGCACGGCCAAGGTAAACGGAACGCCTCTGACCGATCTGATCGGTACCGACAAGCTGACCAACGAGCAGTGGGCAGAACTGAAACAGCGTGTCGTGAAGGGGGGAGCCAACATTATCAAGCTACGTGGTCGCTCGTCTTTCCAAAGCCCTTCTTACGTGTCTATCGAAATGATTCGTGCCGCCATGGGGGGCGAAGCTTTCCGTTGGCCGGCCGGCTGCTACGTGAATGTGCCGGGCTTCGAGCACATCATGATGGCTATGGAGACTACTATCACGAAAGATGGCGTGAAGCACAGCGATATTAACCAACTCGGCAACGAAGCAGAGCGCGCTGCCCTCAAAGAGAGCTATAGCCACCTGGCTAAGCTGCGCGACGAAGTGATCGCCATGGGCATCATTCCCGCGATCGCTGACTGGAAGACGGTGAATCCGAACCTCTAA
- a CDS encoding DUF1661 domain-containing protein, with the protein MVREAKNSRATTKKFSRLFFRILRPQSEHFPFVFSRQQIS; encoded by the coding sequence TTGGTTCGGGAAGCAAAAAATTCTCGCGCCACAACGAAAAAATTCTCGCGCCTGTTTTTCAGGATTCTCAGACCGCAATCCGAGCATTTCCCGTTCGTATTTTCGAGACAGCAGATCAGCTGA
- a CDS encoding tetratricopeptide repeat protein: MRSHRFLYLLVFYLLIPVAVVFGMLSCSTSKNTAASRFYHNFTTRYNVFYNGQNAYNDAYDRLLESHTEGYSEEIFLDPITAQSGQEKAKEGGAFDQAIVKGRKAIHLHSIRTKPERKQGWQSDPKAVAFQNKREYNRFLHNAWMLVGKSQFYNADFLQAQATFSYIARLYSNEPIIRDEARLWQVRCYSEMGWLHEGERLLERIPKDLPHVDRRGLYSLAVAERSILSGDKRAAIPYLQQAARQEKNKRQRARMYYLLGQLLQENNRPEEARKAYSKVLRASPPFALDFAARIRKMELEGERNPRTVAARLERMAKKGKYKDVLDQIFYAAGNIYMDIPDTLAAIKAYTTGIEKSTARGADFALCQIRLGDIYMQRKQYLKAQPCFSAAAGVLNRLNPDYKRVAELSSRLDELVGHAKVVHEQDSLLALAAMPEEQRLAIIDSVINAYAIAEKKRLEEEEMAKLQQSQELFNAESEGFAPSPGGKTQNPPPGMQMGGASGEFYFYNPQLIAQGKAAFERKWGKRVLEDDWRRRRKQANFDIPTDDSSTTEETDETQPGTLMTEEELQAAAADSAASNPLNREYYLAQLPMTEDAKEAAGKLIAEGLLGMGAVFNERMEKFDESADTYETLLRRYPNYEKKMDVLYRLFMLYTRMNNKPEAERCRVLILQYYPEDNLAKALSNPDYLKELAAMDRRQNELYEQAFDSYLKGVVGSVRKSRNECRERFPLSELAPKFDFLNALCYVLESDSKGFTSALKQLVKDYPKADVTELASSMLTELLRGRSIVQGGYTGIDWDIRWGGSDTDSISPDSLPPFVKPKSFERTRLILLAPAGTLNKNRVLFALASFNFSRYTEQTLEIVQSTVGAFDQWLMTSLPTPRMGWQYIKDAFAPNGFMSAMGESSLLFPISESNYQLLVKGKSIGQYMTFLAKEEVPETAFVLDRWQQMTGRAQAVGKEDEDIEPAGTPAPIVSDKNEAEDTARDSTSGTDRKPLVSIKPHKDSIMTATPITFDIDREQILSGAKPVAADSSAADTISDAAALPSLKQQEGKDVSVEQIQRLAKERAQNEKDEKKALEKAKREKERDRKRELKAREKEREKARRDKLKDQRLKQKEREQKLKEKERERKEKLRQRERERKARAKEREQKKKAGQNKSGGGPQ, from the coding sequence ATGCGTAGCCATAGATTTCTATACCTCCTCGTATTCTATCTGCTCATCCCGGTAGCTGTCGTATTCGGTATGCTGTCCTGCTCCACATCGAAGAATACGGCGGCATCCCGATTCTATCACAATTTCACTACGCGCTATAATGTATTCTACAACGGGCAGAATGCTTATAACGATGCCTATGACAGATTGCTCGAAAGCCACACGGAGGGTTATTCGGAGGAGATATTCCTCGATCCCATCACGGCTCAGTCCGGACAGGAGAAGGCCAAAGAGGGAGGGGCTTTCGATCAGGCCATTGTCAAAGGGCGAAAGGCCATCCACCTGCACAGTATTCGTACCAAACCGGAGCGTAAGCAAGGTTGGCAGAGCGATCCCAAAGCCGTAGCTTTCCAGAACAAAAGAGAATACAACCGCTTTCTGCACAATGCCTGGATGCTCGTGGGCAAATCGCAGTTCTATAATGCCGATTTCCTGCAGGCGCAGGCTACATTTTCTTATATCGCACGCTTATACAGCAACGAACCGATAATCCGCGATGAAGCCCGTCTTTGGCAGGTACGCTGCTACAGTGAGATGGGGTGGCTGCATGAAGGGGAGCGTTTGCTCGAGCGCATCCCTAAAGATCTTCCGCATGTCGATCGTAGAGGGTTGTATTCTTTGGCAGTGGCAGAGCGTTCGATCCTGTCGGGTGACAAGCGCGCGGCCATACCTTATCTCCAACAGGCAGCAAGACAAGAGAAAAACAAGCGACAACGCGCTCGTATGTATTATCTGCTCGGACAGCTTTTACAGGAAAACAATCGGCCGGAGGAGGCTCGCAAGGCCTATTCCAAAGTGTTGCGGGCTTCTCCGCCTTTCGCTTTGGACTTTGCCGCACGGATCAGGAAGATGGAGCTGGAGGGTGAACGGAATCCCCGTACAGTAGCCGCTCGATTGGAACGGATGGCCAAGAAAGGCAAGTACAAGGATGTATTGGATCAGATCTTCTATGCAGCAGGCAATATATACATGGATATTCCCGATACACTGGCGGCGATCAAAGCATATACTACCGGAATAGAGAAGAGCACGGCACGTGGAGCCGATTTTGCCCTCTGCCAGATTCGTTTGGGCGACATCTATATGCAAAGGAAGCAGTACCTGAAAGCTCAGCCTTGCTTCTCTGCCGCAGCCGGTGTATTGAACAGACTCAATCCCGACTACAAGCGCGTAGCCGAACTTTCCTCCCGGCTCGATGAATTGGTCGGTCATGCCAAGGTCGTGCACGAGCAGGACAGCCTTCTTGCTCTTGCTGCCATGCCGGAAGAACAGCGACTGGCCATTATCGACAGCGTTATCAATGCCTATGCCATAGCAGAGAAGAAACGACTCGAAGAGGAGGAGATGGCAAAACTCCAGCAGAGCCAAGAGCTTTTCAATGCGGAGAGTGAAGGATTCGCTCCCTCTCCCGGCGGAAAGACTCAAAATCCACCGCCCGGAATGCAAATGGGAGGAGCTTCGGGTGAATTCTATTTCTATAATCCTCAACTGATAGCGCAGGGCAAAGCCGCTTTCGAACGCAAATGGGGAAAGCGCGTGCTGGAAGATGATTGGAGACGTAGACGCAAACAGGCCAATTTCGACATTCCAACTGACGATTCTTCTACTACAGAAGAGACTGATGAGACGCAACCCGGAACTTTGATGACCGAAGAGGAGCTACAGGCGGCAGCTGCCGATTCCGCTGCTTCCAATCCGCTCAACCGCGAATACTACCTGGCACAATTACCAATGACGGAAGATGCCAAGGAAGCTGCCGGCAAACTCATTGCAGAAGGTCTGCTCGGCATGGGAGCGGTCTTCAATGAGCGGATGGAGAAGTTCGACGAATCGGCTGACACTTACGAGACCCTGCTTCGTCGCTACCCGAACTATGAGAAGAAGATGGATGTGCTCTATCGTCTCTTTATGCTCTACACCCGAATGAACAACAAGCCGGAAGCGGAACGTTGCCGCGTCTTGATCCTACAGTACTATCCCGAAGACAATCTGGCAAAGGCCCTGAGCAATCCCGATTACCTGAAGGAATTGGCCGCAATGGATCGTCGCCAGAACGAACTCTACGAGCAAGCGTTCGACTCCTACCTCAAAGGAGTAGTCGGTTCGGTCAGAAAGAGCAGAAATGAATGCCGCGAGCGATTCCCCCTATCGGAACTGGCACCGAAATTCGACTTCCTCAATGCACTCTGTTATGTGCTGGAGTCAGACTCCAAGGGCTTCACCTCTGCCCTGAAGCAGTTGGTGAAGGATTATCCGAAAGCAGACGTCACCGAATTGGCCTCCTCGATGCTTACCGAGTTGCTCCGCGGCCGTTCCATCGTACAGGGCGGTTATACGGGTATCGACTGGGATATTCGGTGGGGCGGTTCGGATACCGACAGCATATCGCCGGACTCTTTGCCTCCTTTTGTAAAACCCAAATCTTTCGAGCGCACCCGTCTGATCCTTCTTGCTCCTGCCGGTACATTGAATAAAAACAGGGTACTTTTTGCTCTTGCTTCATTCAACTTCTCTCGCTATACAGAGCAAACACTGGAAATAGTGCAGAGCACCGTGGGAGCATTCGATCAGTGGCTGATGACCTCTCTCCCGACCCCACGCATGGGCTGGCAGTATATCAAGGATGCTTTCGCTCCGAACGGATTTATGAGTGCGATGGGCGAAAGCAGCCTGTTGTTCCCCATATCGGAGAGCAATTACCAGCTGCTTGTCAAGGGTAAAAGCATAGGTCAATACATGACCTTCCTCGCAAAAGAAGAAGTGCCCGAGACGGCCTTCGTCCTCGATCGCTGGCAGCAGATGACCGGACGAGCGCAAGCTGTCGGCAAAGAGGATGAGGACATAGAGCCTGCTGGCACTCCGGCTCCTATCGTGTCCGACAAGAACGAGGCCGAGGATACCGCTCGCGATAGTACGTCCGGCACAGACAGGAAACCTCTTGTCTCCATCAAACCGCACAAGGACAGCATTATGACGGCTACTCCTATTACTTTCGACATCGATCGGGAGCAGATCCTCTCCGGAGCCAAGCCTGTGGCAGCCGATTCTTCCGCAGCCGATACGATCTCAGATGCAGCTGCTTTGCCATCGCTCAAGCAGCAAGAAGGCAAAGACGTATCGGTAGAGCAGATTCAGCGGCTGGCCAAAGAGCGTGCACAAAATGAGAAGGACGAAAAGAAAGCACTCGAAAAGGCCAAGCGAGAAAAGGAGCGCGATCGCAAACGAGAATTGAAAGCACGGGAAAAAGAACGAGAAAAAGCCCGTCGCGACAAGCTTAAGGATCAACGTCTCAAGCAAAAGGAACGCGAGCAGAAGCTTAAAGAAAAAGAACGTGAGCGGAAGGAGAAACTTCGTCAACGCGAGCGAGAACGTAAAGCACGAGCGAAAGAACGCGAACAGAAGAAGAAAGCCGGACAGAACAAATCCGGCGGAGGGCCCCAATAA
- a CDS encoding AI-2E family transporter: MQSFFDREFTFDRTARLFFIILLVGGIMAIVIGLRGILIPFCLSWILAYVLMPLVRFVQYRLHFRFRFLSVITVLVFISALIFFAILSLVPAVEEEVSKTITLLQQYRIDENLLQMLPAPIRKFLSESGSMNDLFKGISYEKLMENSKEIFGQLNKLVSGTISLFSYTTIFFIGVLYFIFILFDFEKLGKGFVNLFPVGHRIRVRSILKEVDKNMNSYFRGQALIALCVGILLSIGYKIIDFPLGVTLGLFIGMLNLIPYLQIVGLIPIVFLSVLKAAQTGQNFFVVLALGIGVMMIVQVIQDTILTPNIMGKRMGMSPAMILLSISIWGSLLGFFGLFIALPLTMSLYSVYKRYVIQDPKFIREENEETMPRKGLFRKHSRKEEK, translated from the coding sequence ATGCAAAGTTTTTTTGACAGGGAATTTACGTTCGACCGTACTGCACGCCTGTTTTTCATCATCCTGTTGGTTGGAGGCATTATGGCCATAGTCATTGGCTTGAGAGGCATCCTTATACCTTTTTGTCTCTCTTGGATTCTTGCCTATGTGCTGATGCCTCTGGTTCGTTTTGTCCAGTATCGGCTCCATTTTCGCTTTCGCTTTCTGTCGGTGATCACGGTGCTGGTTTTCATATCGGCATTGATCTTTTTTGCCATTCTCTCTTTGGTTCCTGCTGTAGAAGAAGAGGTAAGCAAAACAATAACCCTGCTCCAGCAGTACCGCATCGATGAGAATTTGCTACAGATGCTGCCGGCTCCGATCCGCAAGTTTCTGTCAGAGAGTGGCAGCATGAACGATCTGTTCAAAGGTATCTCTTACGAGAAATTGATGGAGAATAGCAAGGAGATATTCGGACAGCTCAATAAGCTCGTCTCCGGTACGATCAGCTTGTTCAGCTATACGACGATCTTCTTCATCGGTGTTTTATACTTCATTTTCATCCTGTTCGATTTCGAAAAACTGGGCAAAGGATTTGTCAATCTTTTCCCGGTCGGACACCGTATTCGCGTTAGGAGCATACTCAAAGAAGTGGACAAGAATATGAACAGCTACTTCCGCGGACAGGCCCTGATCGCCCTTTGTGTGGGCATCCTTCTTTCCATCGGTTACAAGATTATCGACTTTCCTCTGGGAGTTACGCTCGGTCTCTTTATCGGTATGCTGAATCTGATTCCATACTTACAGATAGTCGGTTTGATCCCGATTGTTTTCTTGTCAGTGCTTAAGGCGGCACAGACGGGACAGAATTTCTTCGTTGTTCTTGCCCTCGGTATAGGTGTGATGATGATTGTCCAAGTAATTCAAGACACGATTCTGACCCCCAACATCATGGGCAAAAGGATGGGCATGTCTCCTGCAATGATTTTGCTTTCGATTTCCATCTGGGGGAGCCTGCTCGGCTTTTTCGGACTGTTCATTGCCCTGCCGCTCACCATGTCGCTTTATTCCGTGTACAAACGCTATGTGATTCAGGATCCCAAGTTCATCCGAGAGGAGAATGAAGAGACTATGCCCAGGAAGGGACTGTTTAGAAAGCATAGCCGAAAGGAGGAAAAATGA
- a CDS encoding DUF1661 domain-containing protein translates to MAREFFASRTKTKIFSSHVLRTVEWLIFGT, encoded by the coding sequence GTGGCGCGAGAATTTTTTGCTTCCCGAACCAAAACGAAAATTTTCTCGAGCCACGTTTTGCGGACTGTAGAGTGGCTGATTTTTGGCACGTAA